Proteins encoded by one window of Clostridium perfringens:
- the eutC gene encoding ethanolamine ammonia-lyase subunit EutC: MNEKDLKLMVEQLVSQMVGQVDMQSVEKVVKEVSKNQSQVESDEFIPDITEIDIKKQLLVDNPADREAYLEMKAKTPARLGSGRAGARYKTITALRMRADHAAAQDSVFSDVSEEFIKKNNFIPVKTMCTDKDEYVTRPDLGRRFSPETTEIIKEKCDKNPKVQIMVGDGLSSAAIEANVEDILPSIEQGLKMYGLNVGPILFVKYCRVPAMDAVGEATGADVVCLLVGERPGLVTAESMSAYIAYKPKVGMPEAKRTVISNIHKGGTTAVEAGAHIAELIKTMLDKKASGIDLK; this comes from the coding sequence ATGAACGAAAAAGATTTAAAACTAATGGTTGAGCAATTAGTTAGCCAAATGGTTGGACAAGTTGATATGCAATCAGTAGAAAAAGTGGTTAAGGAAGTTTCAAAAAATCAATCTCAAGTGGAAAGTGATGAGTTTATACCAGATATTACAGAGATAGATATAAAGAAACAACTTTTAGTTGATAATCCAGCTGATAGAGAGGCTTACTTAGAAATGAAAGCTAAAACACCAGCTAGATTAGGATCAGGAAGAGCAGGAGCTAGATATAAAACTATAACAGCTTTAAGAATGAGAGCTGACCATGCTGCTGCACAAGACTCAGTATTCTCAGATGTTTCAGAGGAATTCATAAAGAAAAATAACTTTATACCTGTGAAAACTATGTGTACTGATAAGGATGAATATGTAACTCGTCCAGATCTTGGAAGAAGATTTTCGCCAGAAACAACAGAGATCATAAAAGAAAAATGTGATAAAAATCCTAAGGTTCAAATAATGGTTGGAGATGGTTTAAGTTCAGCTGCAATAGAAGCTAACGTAGAAGATATTCTTCCTTCAATAGAGCAAGGATTAAAAATGTATGGTTTAAATGTTGGACCTATATTATTTGTTAAATATTGTAGAGTTCCAGCTATGGATGCTGTAGGAGAAGCAACTGGAGCAGATGTTGTTTGCTTACTAGTTGGAGAAAGACCAGGTCTTGTAACTGCTGAATCAATGTCAGCATATATAGCATATAAACCAAAGGTTGGAATGCCAGAAGCTAAGAGAACTGTTATATCAAACATTCATAAAGGTGGAACAACTGCCGTTGAAGCAGGAGCTCACATTGCAGAGTTAATAAAAACAATGTTAGATAAAAAAGCTTCAGGAATAGATCTTAAATAA
- a CDS encoding acetaldehyde dehydrogenase (acetylating): protein MEFLDKDLVSIQETRGLIRKAKEAQSKLAIMSQQDIDRIVKAISDAAYENSEKLAKMANEETGFGKWEDKVLKNVFAARTVYESIKDTKTVGIVEENVEKRAFKIMVPVGVVAGLIPSTNPTSTAIYKAMISIKARNAIVLSPHPSAKKCIIETAKIIAKAAERAGCPEGAIGCITVPSIEGTNELMKNKDTSLILATGGEAMVRAAYSSGTPAIGVGPGNGPAFIDKSADVKLAVKRILDSKTFDNGTICASEQSIVVEKAMEDEVVRELKEQGAYFLTEEQANQLSKFVMRANGTMNPQIVGKTPQDIAKLAGLEGIPSWARVLIPRECHVGHKYPFSREKLTTILTFFVEENVDAVLNRCREILLNEGAGHTFCMHANNEELVKRFALEMPVSRMVVNSPGALGGIGATINLVPALTLGCGAVGGSSTSHNIGPLDLMNTRNVAYGVRELEDIRELAVGATKEVAASLDLGDKEELINLLVKKIIEELK from the coding sequence ATGGAGTTTTTAGATAAAGACTTAGTTTCTATACAGGAAACTAGGGGGCTTATAAGAAAGGCTAAAGAAGCTCAAAGCAAGTTAGCTATTATGAGTCAACAAGACATAGATAGAATAGTTAAAGCTATATCTGATGCTGCTTATGAAAATTCTGAAAAACTTGCTAAGATGGCAAATGAGGAAACAGGATTTGGTAAATGGGAAGATAAAGTATTAAAAAATGTTTTTGCTGCAAGAACAGTTTATGAATCAATAAAGGATACAAAAACTGTTGGAATAGTAGAGGAAAATGTTGAGAAAAGAGCATTTAAAATTATGGTGCCAGTAGGAGTAGTTGCAGGACTTATACCATCAACAAATCCAACTTCAACAGCAATCTACAAAGCTATGATTTCAATAAAAGCTAGAAATGCAATTGTTTTATCACCACATCCAAGTGCAAAAAAATGTATTATTGAAACAGCTAAGATAATAGCTAAGGCTGCTGAGAGAGCAGGTTGTCCAGAAGGAGCTATAGGATGCATTACAGTACCTTCAATAGAAGGAACTAATGAACTTATGAAGAATAAAGATACTTCATTAATCCTAGCAACAGGCGGAGAAGCAATGGTTAGAGCTGCTTATTCATCAGGAACACCAGCTATAGGTGTTGGACCAGGAAATGGACCAGCATTCATAGATAAGAGTGCAGATGTTAAGTTAGCAGTTAAGAGAATATTAGATTCTAAAACTTTTGATAATGGAACAATATGTGCTTCAGAACAATCAATAGTAGTTGAAAAAGCTATGGAAGATGAAGTTGTTAGAGAATTAAAAGAACAAGGAGCTTACTTCTTAACTGAAGAACAAGCAAATCAACTATCTAAATTTGTAATGAGAGCAAATGGAACTATGAATCCACAAATAGTTGGAAAAACTCCTCAAGACATAGCTAAATTAGCTGGTTTAGAAGGAATTCCATCTTGGGCAAGAGTTTTAATTCCAAGAGAGTGCCATGTTGGACATAAGTATCCATTCTCAAGAGAAAAGTTAACAACTATTTTAACTTTCTTTGTAGAAGAGAATGTAGATGCTGTATTAAATAGATGTAGAGAAATATTACTAAATGAAGGAGCTGGACATACATTCTGTATGCATGCAAATAATGAGGAGCTTGTTAAGAGATTCGCATTAGAAATGCCGGTTTCAAGAATGGTAGTAAATTCACCAGGAGCTCTTGGTGGAATAGGAGCTACAATCAACTTAGTACCTGCCTTAACATTAGGATGTGGTGCAGTTGGAGGAAGTTCTACATCACATAACATAGGACCATTAGATTTAATGAATACAAGAAATGTAGCTTATGGAGTTAGAGAACTTGAAGATATTAGAGAGTTAGCTGTAGGAGCTACAAAGGAAGTTGCTGCAAGTTTAGATTTAGGTGACAAGGAAGAATTAATAAACTTATT
- the eutA gene encoding ethanolamine ammonia-lyase reactivating factor EutA, whose product MREELLSVGIDIGTSTTQLIFSKLIVENEASAFTVPRISIVDKEIIYRSDVYFTPLISNTEIDGRKIKEIIEEEYKKAGINKDDIQTGAVIITGETARKENANDVLHTLSGFAGDFVVATAGPDLESIIAGKGAGAHIYSKEHSTSVVNMDIGGGTSNLALFLRGEVKETGCLDVGGRLIKINPNTREIMYISPKIERIIKEKNLGLEIGTKATLENIKPVVNMMVAWLEESVGLRPKDEYFDYIVTNKSIALENEIKCISFSGGVADYIYYEGEIQDYFKYGDIGIILGQAIKNSDLCKKLKVVRSIETIRATVVGAGSHTTEISGSTITYTKDSFPIKNLPILKLSLEDESQGAYELETALKKKIEWFRLENDFQKIAIAINGKKNPSFKEIQEYAKGLVNGMKDLIEKEGQLIVVVENDMAKVLGQAIYSLLNFQKEIICIDGIKVENGDYIDLGTPIADGKVLPVVIKTLVFN is encoded by the coding sequence ATGAGAGAGGAACTTTTAAGTGTTGGAATAGATATAGGCACAAGTACAACTCAGCTTATATTTTCTAAGTTAATAGTTGAAAATGAAGCATCAGCTTTTACCGTTCCAAGAATAAGCATTGTAGATAAGGAAATTATCTATAGAAGTGATGTTTACTTTACACCACTTATTTCAAATACTGAAATAGATGGAAGAAAAATAAAAGAAATTATTGAAGAAGAATATAAAAAGGCTGGAATAAATAAGGATGATATTCAAACAGGTGCTGTAATAATAACAGGGGAGACAGCTAGAAAAGAAAATGCAAACGATGTATTACACACATTGAGTGGATTTGCTGGAGACTTTGTTGTGGCAACAGCTGGACCAGATTTAGAAAGTATCATAGCTGGAAAGGGTGCTGGAGCACATATTTATTCTAAGGAACATTCAACCAGTGTTGTAAACATGGACATTGGAGGAGGTACAAGTAACCTTGCACTTTTTTTAAGAGGTGAAGTTAAGGAGACTGGCTGTCTAGATGTAGGAGGAAGACTTATAAAGATTAATCCAAATACAAGAGAGATAATGTATATTTCACCTAAAATAGAAAGAATAATAAAAGAAAAGAATTTAGGACTAGAAATAGGAACTAAGGCAACCTTAGAAAATATTAAACCGGTGGTTAATATGATGGTTGCTTGGTTGGAGGAAAGTGTTGGTTTAAGACCTAAGGATGAATACTTTGATTACATAGTAACTAATAAAAGTATAGCTTTAGAAAATGAGATAAAATGCATATCCTTCTCAGGAGGAGTTGCAGATTATATATATTATGAGGGAGAAATCCAAGACTATTTTAAATATGGAGATATAGGAATAATACTAGGACAAGCTATTAAAAATTCAGATTTATGTAAAAAGCTTAAAGTAGTAAGATCTATTGAAACCATAAGAGCAACTGTTGTGGGAGCTGGCTCTCATACAACAGAAATAAGTGGAAGTACAATTACTTACACAAAGGATAGTTTCCCAATAAAAAATTTACCAATATTAAAGCTTAGTTTAGAAGATGAAAGTCAAGGTGCTTATGAATTAGAAACTGCTCTTAAGAAAAAAATAGAGTGGTTCAGGCTAGAAAATGATTTTCAAAAGATAGCAATAGCTATTAATGGTAAAAAGAATCCATCCTTTAAAGAGATACAGGAATATGCAAAAGGTCTTGTAAATGGAATGAAGGATTTGATTGAGAAAGAGGGACAACTAATAGTAGTTGTTGAAAATGATATGGCTAAGGTTTTAGGGCAAGCAATATATTCCTTACTTAATTTCCAAAAAGAAATTATATGTATTGATGGTATTAAGGTTGAAAATGGAGATTACATAGACCTTGGAACACCAATTGCAGATGGAAAAGTATTACCTGTTGTTATAAAAACATTAGTTTTCAACTAG
- the eutS gene encoding ethanolamine utilization microcompartment protein EutS: MGEESKQRIIQEYVPGKQVTLAHIIANPNEDIYKKLGLIVDKKDAIGILTITPSEASIIAADVATKASGVSLGFIDRFSGSLVVTGDISSVESALNEVLDVLGNILNFSSTKITRT; encoded by the coding sequence ATGGGAGAAGAGTCAAAACAGAGAATTATACAAGAATATGTACCAGGGAAACAAGTTACACTTGCTCATATAATAGCAAATCCTAATGAGGACATATATAAAAAATTAGGTCTTATAGTGGATAAAAAGGATGCCATAGGAATATTAACTATAACACCAAGTGAAGCCTCTATTATTGCGGCAGATGTTGCTACAAAGGCTTCAGGAGTTTCATTAGGTTTTATAGATAGATTTAGTGGATCTTTAGTAGTAACTGGTGATATAAGTTCCGTTGAGTCAGCCTTAAATGAAGTTTTAGATGTTTTAGGTAACATTTTAAATTTCTCATCAACTAAGATCACGAGGACTTAA
- a CDS encoding EutP/PduV family microcompartment system protein gives MGRVIFMGKTGCGKTTLCQALNNLEIKYKKTQAIELYDNAIDTPGEYMENRGYYTALIVTAADADIIALVYDCTSEENYIAPGFASMFCKDVIGIITKINLAKDESEIEVAEERLNLAGVSKIFKVDTVDDVGIKELFNYLNKF, from the coding sequence ATGGGAAGAGTAATATTTATGGGTAAGACAGGATGTGGAAAAACAACCTTATGTCAAGCCTTAAACAATCTAGAAATAAAATATAAGAAAACTCAAGCCATAGAACTTTATGATAATGCCATAGATACTCCAGGAGAATATATGGAAAACAGGGGATACTATACTGCTTTAATAGTTACAGCAGCAGATGCTGATATTATAGCTTTAGTATATGATTGTACCTCAGAGGAAAATTATATTGCTCCGGGGTTTGCAAGTATGTTTTGTAAAGATGTTATAGGTATTATCACAAAGATAAATCTAGCTAAGGACGAGTCAGAAATAGAAGTAGCAGAAGAGAGATTAAATTTAGCTGGAGTAAGTAAAATATTTAAAGTTGATACAGTAGATGATGTAGGAATTAAAGAGTTATTTAATTATCTAAACAAATTTTAA
- a CDS encoding 1-propanol dehydrogenase PduQ → MKRFKIKTEILFGEGALDYLKELKNKKVFIVTDPFMVKSGTIEKLTNNLTSSEVFVFSEIVPDPPIELVVSGIEMLKDFNPDVVIALGGGSAIDATKAIIDFSKKLVKLNDIKFIAIPTTSGTGSEVTSFSVITDKQKGVKYPLVSDELLPDIAILDPELVKTVPNFITADTGMDVLTHALEAYVSKNATDFSDALAEKAATLVFKYLLKAYENGNDIEAREKMHNASCLAGLAFNEASLGVNHGIAHVLGGKFHVPHGRTNSILLPHVIEYNANITSYNSKEFSEAAEKYAKIAKMVGLQGSNTRGLVKNLINEIKKMQKAMNMPTTLRECKVNCDELKSLENEIAQLALKDACTESNPRVPDENDIISILNKIK, encoded by the coding sequence ATGAAAAGGTTTAAGATTAAGACAGAAATACTTTTTGGAGAAGGAGCCTTAGATTACCTAAAGGAACTTAAGAATAAAAAAGTTTTTATAGTAACAGATCCTTTTATGGTTAAGTCAGGGACTATAGAAAAATTAACTAATAACCTTACATCATCTGAGGTTTTTGTATTTAGTGAAATAGTTCCAGATCCACCTATTGAGTTAGTTGTAAGTGGAATAGAAATGCTTAAAGATTTTAATCCTGATGTTGTTATTGCTTTAGGGGGAGGGTCTGCTATAGATGCAACTAAGGCAATAATAGATTTTTCTAAAAAATTAGTTAAATTAAATGATATTAAGTTTATAGCTATACCAACAACAAGTGGTACAGGCTCAGAAGTAACTTCATTTTCCGTAATAACAGATAAGCAAAAAGGAGTTAAATATCCTTTAGTATCAGATGAATTATTACCAGACATAGCAATTTTAGATCCAGAACTTGTTAAAACAGTTCCAAATTTTATAACTGCTGATACAGGAATGGATGTACTTACTCATGCATTAGAAGCATATGTTTCTAAAAATGCAACAGACTTTTCAGATGCTTTAGCTGAAAAAGCAGCTACTTTAGTTTTTAAATATTTATTAAAAGCTTATGAAAATGGAAATGATATAGAAGCTAGAGAAAAAATGCATAATGCCTCATGTTTAGCTGGTTTAGCCTTTAATGAGGCTTCTTTAGGAGTAAACCATGGTATTGCCCATGTTTTAGGAGGAAAATTCCATGTTCCTCATGGAAGAACTAACTCAATATTATTACCACATGTAATAGAATATAATGCAAACATAACAAGCTATAATTCTAAGGAATTTAGTGAAGCTGCAGAAAAATATGCTAAAATAGCTAAAATGGTTGGATTACAAGGATCAAATACTAGAGGATTAGTAAAAAATCTTATAAATGAAATTAAAAAGATGCAAAAGGCAATGAATATGCCTACAACTTTAAGAGAGTGTAAAGTTAATTGTGATGAACTAAAGAGTTTAGAAAATGAAATAGCTCAATTAGCATTAAAGGATGCATGTACAGAAAGTAATCCAAGAGTGCCAGATGAAAATGATATAATATCTATTTTAAACAAAATTAAATAG
- a CDS encoding ANTAR domain-containing response regulator: MKRTIVIVDDEPITRMDTREILEANGYDVVGEASDGFEAIEVCKKYNPSLVLMDIDMPLLDGIKASKVLTKEKLVGGVILLTAFEDKKYIEMAKEVGAFGYMIKPVNEKVFIPTVEMCLSKAEEFDELKKDYDKINNKLNDRKLIEKAKGILVKQLNSNENDAYNRIRKLSMDRRTTMAEIAKIIIVGYEG; encoded by the coding sequence ATGAAAAGAACTATAGTAATAGTCGATGATGAGCCTATTACAAGAATGGATACAAGAGAAATTTTAGAGGCTAATGGATACGATGTTGTAGGAGAGGCTTCTGATGGTTTTGAAGCAATTGAAGTTTGTAAGAAATATAATCCTAGCTTAGTTTTAATGGACATAGATATGCCTTTATTAGATGGAATAAAAGCTAGTAAGGTATTAACTAAGGAAAAATTAGTTGGGGGCGTAATATTATTAACAGCATTTGAAGACAAAAAGTATATTGAAATGGCTAAAGAAGTAGGAGCCTTTGGATATATGATTAAGCCTGTAAATGAGAAGGTATTTATTCCTACTGTAGAAATGTGCTTATCAAAGGCAGAAGAATTTGATGAACTAAAAAAAGATTATGATAAAATAAACAATAAATTAAATGATAGAAAGTTAATAGAGAAGGCAAAAGGAATACTTGTTAAGCAATTAAACTCAAATGAGAATGATGCTTATAACAGAATAAGAAAATTAAGTATGGATAGAAGAACTACCATGGCTGAAATAGCAAAAATAATAATTGTTGGTTATGAGGGATAA
- a CDS encoding ethanolamine ammonia-lyase subunit EutB — protein MILKTKLFGKVYAFKSLNEVMAKANEEKSGDRLAGLAAESSEERVAAKVVLSNITLEDLRNNPAVPYEIDEVTRIIQDDVNEKIYNEIKHWTVSEFREWILDENTTGADIRRISRGLTSEMVAAVAKLMSNMDLIYGARKIKVTAHCNTTIGEKGTLSARLQPNHPTDDPDGIMASLLEGLTFGVGDAVLGLNPVDDSVESVTKVLKRFDEIKRKFKIPTQTCVLAHVTTQMEAIRQGAPTDLIFQSIAGSEKGNEAFGFNAATIEEARQLALKQGTATGPNVMYFETGQGSELSSDAHHGVDQVTMEARCYGFAKRFQPFLVNTVVGFIGPEYLYDSKQVIRAGLEDHFMGKLTGIPMGCDACYTNHMKADQNDIENLAVLLTTAGCTYFMGIPHGDDVMLNYQTTGYHETAALREMFGLTAIKEFQDWLVEMGFIDENGKLTKKAGDASVLLG, from the coding sequence ATGATTTTAAAAACAAAATTATTTGGAAAAGTCTATGCTTTCAAATCTTTAAATGAGGTTATGGCTAAGGCAAACGAAGAGAAATCAGGAGATAGATTAGCTGGATTAGCAGCAGAGTCTTCAGAAGAAAGAGTAGCAGCAAAGGTTGTATTATCAAATATAACTTTAGAGGATTTAAGAAATAACCCAGCAGTTCCTTATGAAATAGATGAGGTAACTAGAATAATTCAAGATGATGTAAATGAAAAAATATACAATGAAATAAAACATTGGACAGTATCTGAATTTAGAGAGTGGATATTAGATGAAAATACAACAGGTGCCGATATAAGAAGAATTTCAAGAGGTTTAACTTCTGAAATGGTAGCAGCTGTAGCAAAATTAATGTCTAATATGGACTTAATATATGGAGCAAGAAAGATAAAGGTAACAGCTCACTGTAACACAACAATAGGTGAAAAAGGAACTTTATCTGCAAGACTTCAACCAAACCATCCAACAGATGATCCAGATGGAATAATGGCTTCATTATTAGAAGGATTAACTTTTGGAGTTGGAGATGCAGTTTTAGGATTAAACCCAGTTGATGACTCTGTTGAGAGTGTTACTAAAGTATTAAAGAGATTTGATGAAATAAAAAGAAAATTTAAAATACCAACTCAAACTTGTGTACTAGCTCATGTAACAACTCAAATGGAAGCTATAAGACAAGGGGCACCTACAGACCTAATATTCCAATCAATAGCAGGTTCTGAAAAGGGAAATGAAGCTTTTGGATTTAATGCAGCAACTATAGAAGAAGCTAGACAATTAGCTTTAAAACAAGGAACAGCTACAGGACCAAATGTAATGTACTTTGAAACTGGACAAGGTTCAGAGCTTTCATCAGATGCTCACCATGGAGTTGACCAAGTAACTATGGAAGCTAGATGTTATGGATTCGCTAAGAGATTCCAACCATTTTTAGTTAACACCGTTGTTGGATTCATAGGACCAGAGTATTTATATGATTCAAAACAAGTTATAAGAGCAGGTCTTGAAGACCACTTCATGGGTAAATTAACAGGAATACCAATGGGATGTGATGCATGTTATACAAATCACATGAAAGCAGACCAAAATGATATAGAAAACTTAGCTGTATTATTAACAACAGCAGGATGTACTTATTTCATGGGAATTCCACATGGAGATGACGTAATGCTTAACTATCAAACTACAGGATACCATGAAACAGCAGCTTTAAGAGAAATGTTTGGATTAACAGCTATTAAAGAGTTCCAAGATTGGTTAGTTGAAATGGGATTCATAGACGAAAATGGAAAGCTTACTAAAAAAGCAGGAGATGCATCTGTACTTTTAGGATAG
- a CDS encoding BMC domain-containing protein: protein MGKALGLIEFIGYVPAICAADTALKAASVDLIGIEKVTGGIVTVKITGDVDAVQAAVESAENYASRIGSLRSAHVIPRLDDEVENLLMNSKSSEEEIQELEEDIKEVCEEIREEITEAIIEETESKEESLQEDVVEYVKNVNAEVEEISEKIEGESHLDEIEVFEISQNKESSKESLEEVIIKPELTEDKTTENKEADSIDIKEISKMSVKELRKKIKSLNINITSNKLKSLKKKDLVDILLKYNEEGDS, encoded by the coding sequence ATGGGAAAAGCTTTAGGATTAATAGAATTTATAGGATATGTACCAGCCATATGTGCTGCAGATACAGCCTTAAAAGCTGCAAGTGTTGATTTGATTGGAATAGAAAAGGTTACTGGAGGAATTGTAACTGTAAAAATTACAGGAGATGTAGATGCTGTACAAGCTGCAGTGGAATCTGCTGAAAATTATGCAAGTAGAATTGGAAGTTTAAGAAGTGCTCATGTAATTCCAAGACTTGATGATGAGGTAGAGAATCTTTTAATGAATAGTAAAAGTTCAGAAGAAGAAATTCAAGAGTTGGAAGAAGATATTAAAGAGGTTTGTGAAGAGATAAGAGAGGAAATTACAGAAGCTATTATAGAGGAAACAGAATCTAAAGAAGAAAGCCTACAAGAAGATGTTGTTGAATATGTTAAAAATGTTAATGCTGAAGTAGAAGAAATTTCTGAAAAAATAGAAGGTGAATCTCACTTAGATGAAATAGAAGTTTTTGAAATCTCTCAAAATAAAGAAAGCTCAAAAGAATCTTTAGAAGAAGTTATTATAAAACCTGAACTGACAGAGGATAAGACCACAGAGAATAAAGAAGCTGATTCTATAGATATAAAAGAAATATCTAAAATGAGTGTTAAGGAATTAAGAAAGAAAATAAAATCCTTAAATATCAACATAACTTCTAATAAGCTTAAGTCTCTAAAGAAGAAAGATTTAGTAGATATATTACTAAAATATAATGAAGAAGGTGACAGTTAA
- a CDS encoding sensor histidine kinase, whose protein sequence is MIGTLCKEYTLLSEEEINKIREVSKSLQIMADFYESDAFIDVLDKEGNFAIVVEHAIPKDKPSLYKEKVVGKKALKENEPGVIETLKNGTVNKDIKALTQENKFVKQRIHPILNEEKVVGVVIVEKDISNELESDFKIDISSANESSESKGFLNLLREGTLITNNLHDGILVFDKKGKLVIKNTKADNIYSSLGYKSIDYGDDFNKLSLDNSKFEDLSNVIGEKSDLKQIIEVQVKNSYFELSRTFIDKENLRIIEIIKDISDVKNKEAELVLKSVALREAHHRVKNSLQTAAALLRSQSRRCKSEEAKEYLQESVNRILAIATTHDLLSKSQGNNIKVRDALEVLTENIKKSWYGSNINIYITGNNFYIDGEKLTGLLLIMNELIQNCFDHAFINKDEGTIQILIQSDGEDKAIAVVDDGCGFDLGLINNNNLGLFIVNSYIKDQLKGSMNITSNKEGTKVLLNFKIEENEEFK, encoded by the coding sequence ATGATTGGAACACTATGTAAAGAATATACTCTTTTAAGTGAAGAGGAGATAAATAAAATAAGAGAAGTTTCAAAATCTCTACAGATTATGGCTGACTTTTATGAAAGTGATGCATTTATAGATGTTTTAGATAAAGAGGGAAACTTTGCTATTGTGGTAGAGCATGCTATTCCAAAAGATAAGCCTTCATTATATAAAGAAAAAGTAGTTGGAAAAAAAGCTTTAAAGGAAAATGAGCCAGGTGTTATAGAAACATTAAAAAATGGAACAGTTAATAAGGATATAAAAGCACTGACTCAAGAAAATAAGTTTGTAAAACAAAGAATACATCCAATTCTTAATGAAGAAAAGGTTGTAGGAGTTGTTATAGTAGAAAAAGATATTAGTAATGAGCTTGAAAGTGATTTCAAAATTGACATAAGTTCTGCAAATGAAAGTTCAGAATCAAAAGGTTTTTTAAATCTTTTAAGAGAAGGTACTTTAATAACAAATAATCTTCATGATGGAATACTTGTTTTTGATAAAAAAGGAAAGCTTGTTATAAAAAATACTAAAGCAGATAATATATATAGTAGTTTAGGATATAAAAGTATAGACTATGGAGATGATTTTAATAAATTGTCTTTAGATAATTCCAAGTTTGAAGATCTTTCAAATGTTATTGGAGAAAAGAGTGACTTAAAACAAATAATAGAGGTTCAAGTGAAAAATTCTTATTTTGAATTAAGTAGAACCTTTATAGATAAAGAAAATTTAAGAATAATTGAGATAATAAAGGACATAAGTGATGTTAAAAATAAAGAGGCTGAGTTAGTTTTAAAATCAGTGGCACTAAGAGAAGCTCATCATAGGGTTAAAAATAGTTTGCAAACAGCAGCCGCATTACTTAGAAGTCAAAGTAGAAGATGCAAAAGTGAAGAGGCTAAGGAATATTTACAGGAAAGTGTAAACAGAATACTTGCCATTGCTACTACTCACGATTTATTATCTAAATCTCAAGGAAATAATATTAAGGTTAGAGATGCACTTGAGGTACTAACAGAAAACATAAAGAAAAGTTGGTATGGATCTAACATAAACATCTATATAACAGGAAATAATTTTTATATAGATGGAGAAAAGCTAACTGGATTACTCTTAATAATGAATGAACTTATACAAAATTGTTTTGATCATGCATTTATTAATAAAGATGAAGGTACAATACAGATTCTAATACAAAGTGATGGAGAAGATAAAGCCATAGCTGTTGTGGATGATGGATGTGGATTTGACTTAGGTTTGATTAACAATAATAATTTAGGATTATTCATAGTTAATAGTTACATAAAGGATCAGCTAAAAGGAAGTATGAATATAACTTCTAACAAAGAAGGAACCAAGGTACTATTAAATTTTAAAATTGAAGAAAATGAAGAATTTAAATAA
- the eutL gene encoding ethanolamine utilization microcompartment protein EutL: protein MKNDLIRPNVLSVKIISNVSPEMAKKLELEPHHKSLGLITADCDDVTYTALDEATKAAEVDVVYARSMYAGAGNASTKLAGEVIGILAGPSPAEVRSGLNATLDFIDSGVGFVSANEDDSICYYAQCVSRTGSYLSKTAGIREGEALAYLVAPPLEAMYALDAALKAADVEMCEFFAPPTETNFAGALLTGSQSACKAACDAFAEAVQSVASNPLGF from the coding sequence ATGAAAAATGATTTAATACGTCCTAATGTTTTAAGCGTTAAGATAATATCAAATGTTAGTCCAGAAATGGCTAAAAAATTAGAATTAGAACCACATCACAAGAGTTTAGGGTTAATCACAGCAGACTGTGATGATGTAACTTATACAGCTTTAGATGAGGCTACAAAGGCAGCAGAAGTAGATGTAGTTTATGCTAGATCAATGTATGCTGGAGCTGGAAATGCTTCAACAAAATTAGCTGGAGAAGTAATTGGTATCTTAGCTGGACCAAGTCCTGCTGAAGTTAGAAGTGGATTAAATGCTACTTTAGATTTCATTGATAGTGGAGTTGGATTTGTAAGTGCAAATGAAGATGATTCAATTTGTTACTATGCTCAATGTGTATCAAGAACAGGATCATATCTTTCAAAAACAGCAGGAATAAGAGAAGGTGAAGCTTTAGCTTACTTAGTAGCTCCTCCATTAGAAGCAATGTATGCTTTAGATGCAGCATTAAAGGCTGCAGATGTTGAAATGTGTGAATTCTTTGCACCTCCAACAGAAACAAACTTTGCAGGAGCCTTACTTACAGGATCACAATCAGCATGTAAAGCAGCATGTGATGCCTTTGCAGAGGCAGTACAATCAGTAGCTAGTAATCCATTAGGATTCTAA